A single window of Nicotiana tomentosiformis chromosome 1, ASM39032v3, whole genome shotgun sequence DNA harbors:
- the LOC104090015 gene encoding ADP,ATP carrier protein, mitochondrial — translation MADNQHPTVFQKVANQMHLSSSLSQDVHARYGGIQRPALYQRRFAYGNYSNAGLQTCQATQDLSLIAANASPVFVQAPQEKGLAAFATDFLMGGVSAAVSKTAAAPIERVKLLIQNQDEMIKAGRLSEPYKGIGECFGRTIKEEGFGSLWRGNTANVIRYFPTQALNFAFKDYFKRLFNFKKDRDGYWKWFAGNLASGGAAGASSLLFVYSLDYARTRLANDAKAAKKGGGRQFNGLVDVYKKTLASDGIAGLYRGFNISCVGIIVYRGLYFGMYDSLKPVLLTGSMQDSFFASFALGWLITNGAGLASYPIDTVRRRMMMTSGEAVKYKSSFDAFSQILKNEGAKSLFKGAGANILRAVAGAGVLAGYDKLQVIVFGKKYGSGGA, via the exons ATGGCGGATAACCAGCACCCAACTGTTTTTCAGAAGGTAGCTAACCAGATGCATCTGAGCTCCAGTCTTTCCCAGGATGTCCATGCTCGCTATGGGGGCATTCAAAGGCCTGCTCTCTATCAGAGGCGTTTTGCATATGGCAATTACTCTAATGCAGGACTGCAAACCTGCCAAGCCACACAGGATCTCTCGTTGATTGCTGCAAACGCTTCACCAGTGTTTGTGCAAGCTCCCCAAGAAAAAGGACTTGCAGCTTTTGCCACTGACTTCCTTATGGGTGGTGTTTCTGCTGCTGTGTCAAAGACTGCTGCTGCCCCTATTGAGCGTGTGAAACTTTTGATCCAAAACCAAGATGAGATGATTAAGGCTGGTAGACTGTCAGAACCATACAAGGGAATTGGAGAATGTTTCGGGAGGACAATTAAAGAGGAAGGATTTGGTTCTTTGTGGAGAGGAAACACTGCCAATGTCATCCGTTACTTTCCTACTCAG GCCTTGAACTTTGCATTCAAGGACTACTTCAAGAGGCTCTTCAACTTCAAGAAGGACCGTGATGGCTACTGGAAGTGGTTTGCAGGCAACCTTGCATCTGGTGGTGCTGCTGGTGCTTCTTCTTTGCTCTTTGTTTACTCCCTTGACTATGCTCGTACTCGTCTTGCAAATGATGCCAAGGCTGCAAAGAAGGGAGGTGGGAGACAGTTTAATGGTTTGGTCGATGTCTACAAGAAGACTCTTGCATCTGATGGAATTGCTGGATTGTACCGTGGGTTCAACATTTCATGTGTTGGTATCATTGTGTACCGTGGTTTGTACTTCGGAATGTATGACTCCTTGAAGCCAGTGCTCTTGACTGGAAGCATGCAG GATAGTTTCTTTGCTAGCTTTGCTCTTGGGTGGCTTATTACCAATGGTGCTGGTCTTGCATCCTACCCTATTGACACTGTTAGAAGAAGAATGATGATGACATCTGGTGAGGCTGTGAAGTACAAGAGCTCATTCGACGCCTTCTCCCAGATCCTTAAGAATGAGGGTGCCAAATCTCTGTTCAAGGGTGCTGGTGCTAACATCCTCCGTGCCGTTGCGGGTGCTGGTGTGTTGGCAGGTTATGACAAGCTTCAGGTCAttgtttttggaaagaaatatggTTCTGGTGGTGCCTAA